TCTTCCGTCAACATGCAcctctctaaacgtgaaattttccattcctacaaaaaatctcgaaagtttttcacagttttcacctttcttgaccaatcaacttgtataaagagctaaaaaatgtaggtttattttgtcaagtgaccgcctagagcaagaattgcgtgacaggtgtagttgagagaaacttgtcacagtcgcagattttaaaaggcatccaagacaaaaatacggtagtgcccaaagatttttttgatgattttcagagatgaaatgatgggttataaagggtaattaagattagtgttgtagctttctggaaacgggagatatttgacctcaaagttgtaaaatattcagatgaatcgaaaagtctaaaaccaaagtcgtatatttgcctctgttcattgacaagccgtcaatcaaactgactgatactcGCGGCGgccattaactaaggatgtaaaaatatgtgtgcaaattcTCAAAGTAAtcggttaaataccatcgcagttcaagcttcatacattttacctatttgaagcgatttccctGGTGAAAACCAAGCAAAACCGGGCGGGTGGTCTATATCCacccggaaaaaaccaaaacagaaaccagtctgtTTTTTTGTGTCTGCTGCATTTATAATGCATGCAGACACTTAGATAAGCTGTAAAACGCGCGACCAGCTACTTCATATACGACAAGATCTCGGATTTACTCTTGACGTTTCACTGCGGATTCCATTTAGTGATGAGATACATGAAGTATGCACGGAggggtaatactttcggcctgtaatactttcggcctgtaatactttcgggtgcaaacttcgttcctcaggggaataatctatccaatcggatacgaggaaaggacaaaggaaagaggtcgTGGCAAACTACCGATTTCCGGGAAGactcggaaccaatcaaatctgagaaaaggacaaagtcaaATCCGTCAAACTATGTGCTTTCGAAAAACGTTTGGGTTGTGTCGTATCGTCCTGATTTCGTTCGTCAAGCCAGGGTGTATTATTGCTTGCAAGGTGAGtgatcttttcgcttttcatatttgtaatggatttcttaaaaggtgttttctcattttgccACAGCATTCGCACTGGGTTTCATTCCGGCcgagtgaaaggttttgaaagatgctttgaatttgtaaatcgacTGAAGCTTTCTCGGCGCCAACACGATCACCGCCCCGCCATTTTGCAAGTGCTCAGGACGCAAAATAAGCTTTATGagccccatttggggaatgcAAAGTCCCTTCGGGGAACAATTGAGCTccatttggggaatgaaaagcccgttaagggaattattaagtTTCACTTGGGGATTACAAAGCCCAATGCGGGATATAATATGCCCTGTTTACGAAATGGATTTGGcagaagatacatgtatttcactacacacatgaaaacatctatcactagacaaacatgtgcgaaagctgtggcgattttatacagaggagagaaacctagaactagtattcttcatgataattactatctaagcatcgctatgaacagatctttgcatacagttgtaaggtatcaatgctttcaaaaattggaatccTTCATCAAGATAAATCAAGCGCTCAATTGCTCCTTCACATTTCAACTGTCcagcatttgaagatttgctatttcctttgcacttcctaagtgcaacttgtgattttcctaagagaattttcatttgaagcttttttgttttgaagaatatattttcaacacacatagcagctctcctatctgatcgtcttagttcagatttaaaaatgtcgctataatgaacattagctagtctatctttattttgtggtcgactttgaccaaggaatataccaggatatgctaactcttcagaatattgatctctgaatatacttaagggtttgtttccctctcctggtgcaacatttaaaatacgttgaggcagactgtcttcaaaataatgtgtgttggtcaacatggtgtcagtaacaccagcaggtgtttctgcttcatcttcagtccactgatcatcattatcattactgtcatttccatcttgcttattggaaccactgctcttttctatttcttgttcactttgattttcagtattagtatcatctaataaacagtttgcagtatactgcactccccaaccttcatttagtgttattcctgctgttgttgattgatttctaatgaataagtaaacaaataaaaaattataattcacctatgtaagttttttttttggcattttgttgttatagttaaatagtgaagtgggagataagtccatggaggaaaaagatcctattagtcatgaccacggtagtgcaagttcaggtgatgtcaagaaaAAGTCAAGCATCATAGCTAATCATGGGAAAGAAAGAATCATAGCCATAGTAAtcaaaaaagctaaagaagtaggagacaagcatggggagggtaacgcttaaatcaccgtctgggtgatttcaaaaaagccatagagtaccacaacctatatcttaaaatagctaaagaagtaggagacaagcatggggagggtaacgcttatggcaatcttggcaatgcttattttagtctgggtgatttcaaaaaagccatagagtaccacaacctacatcttaaaaagctaaagaaaagaagtaggagacaagcatggggagggtaacgcttatggcaatcttggcaatgcttatcaccgtctgggtgatttcaaaaaagccatagagtaccacaacctacatcttaaaatagctaaagaagtaggagacaagcatggggggagggtaacgcttatggcaatcttggcaatgcttattttagccgtctgggtgatttcaaaaaaagccatagagtaccacaacctacatcttaaaatagctaaagaagtaggagacaagcatggggagggtggtgcttatggcaatcttggcaatgcttatttagtctgggtgatttcaaaaaaaaaagccatagagtaccacaacctacatcttaaaatagctaaagaagtaggagacaagcatggggagggtaacgcttatggcaatcttggcaatgcttatcaccgtctgggtgatttcaaaaaagccatagagtaccacaacctacatcttaaaatagctaaagaagtaggagacaagcatggggagggtaacgctaTGGCAATCTTTGGCAATGCTTAttacagtctgggtgatttcaaaaaagccatagagtaccacaacctacatcttaaaatagctaaagaagtaggagacaagcatggggagggtggggtaacgcttatggcaatcttggcaatgcttatcaccgtctgggtgatttcaaaaaagccatagagtaccacaacctacatcttaaaatagctaaagaagtaggagacaagcatggggagggtaacgcttatggcaatcttggcaatgcttattttacagtctgggtgatttcaaaaaagccatagagtaccaaacctacatcttaaaatagctaaagaagtaggagacaagcatggggaggggtaacgcttatggcaatcttggcaatgcttatcaccgtctgggtgatttcaaaaaagccatagagtaccacaacctacatcttaaaatagctaaagaagtaggagacaagcatggggagggtaacgcttatggcaatcttggcaatgcttatcacgtctgggtgatttcaaaaaagccatagagtaccacaacctacatcttaaaatagctaaagaagtaggagacaagcatggggagggtaacgaGGCAAtcaagcatggggagggtacCAAAACCTACATCTTATGGCAAGGAGACAAGCATGgcaatggcaatcttggcaatgcttatcaccgtctggggtgatttcaaaaaagccatagagtaccacaacctacatcttaaaatagctaaagaagtaggagacaaacAAGGGTGTGCTGGAGGCAATGGCCTACTGTTTTTTCAGGATGGGGTTTTTGAGTTGCAAGGTGGACTGCACTGCCAAAAGCCGCCGTTGAACATTACCAAGCTCATAAacttattcaattccttgagagtacttctaatatctaaagatgagtggaaagttaattttcgaaatcagcatcaagtggcgtatacgggtttgtggagagttctcgtagaacaaggtaatgtagatgaagccttatttgttgctgagaaaggacgagctcaagctctgaccgacctcatggaatccagtttttgtGGTGGAACAAGTCACCACAAGGAGAGATGAAGattgcagttttaaaaaacgttccatcaaacactgtctttcaggcagtggacaAAGCTAacgtcaatctttgggttgtgtccgaaggaaaacaagttcagttaagacaaagtaaactcaaaggttttgtttcagagaatagtggatCTAGCCTgtcctttgagtcgttcatgctcggtgtctatacacaacttggtgttcgttctaatgtgagatgcgagaatcgatctttagatgctttgagggagggccgttcaaaagtggatgagaaaaccaaagaaagccAAGCCTCAACCTCACATCCAACAAGACGGAtgcttgagcactttgtatgatatcgTTATGAAGCCGGTGGCTGACTTGATTGAAGGGGATGAGCTACTCATTATTCCTGATGGACCTTTGATGCAGTGCTCCctatgttattagaaattttgaaatacattatattgctatgaaacaaactcaaaaggttctttttcacttgcagtcaatggaagaacaaaaagaagagattgttggtttcttacacaatgtgtctccaactaaaaaaagtagcaagacATCTTACTTTGACATGTCCATACAAACCACCGATGGCTTAGTAAGAGGAGTCTGCATCTCCGGAAGTAAACATcatcaaagccaaacttattcagatgtcatcaacaaaaaaagtgaagacagagtatggtgaaaaaaaaaagttgtttgcctaTCTTGTGGACCCACATGGAGCCATTAAGGTGACACTTTGGGAACAATTCTGTGGATCTCATTAATCCTGCTGAGCTACCTCAGAACTTTACCaatacaacagcagcagcagaaaTACTTGGAGTGTGAAGTGTCACGGTATATCAAGCCTGCtgcaactgtaacaaaaagctGGTAATAGAGATGTCTCCCATACTAACCTGTTCAACTTGTGGGCTCAAGCAGAATATGAAGTCCACCATTCAACAATGTTATGGACAACTACtggtacaaattaaagaatcgaaGATCACAGTGACCCTGTTCAACGACATCCTGCATGATATGCTAGCGTCACAAGGAAAGAGCACTCTTCCGATCACTGAAGAAACCATAACTACCTTTCTTCTAGAGTTACCAACTATAACCAGCATAAcattcaacaacaaacaaaaatagtggagtcagtgcaaatctgaataaaatgaacaatttcctgtcacacatcagtggaaattactactgaataccaaacgttaataatacctgttttgttacagtttgcaacaaacattttgtagacactggttttaagtgaaatgattgtttctctgactgataaacattatttacaagtacacgtgctgctttttttgggataatatttctgttgcgttacatttctgatacatttcatttcaattaaaagacaaacacttcaaaatacttttaaaagtatattcacCTATTGGTTACTTGAACACAACAATGTAAatatactaactttgttttacctatgttttgttccaaattgattgcatattaccattaaatgaaaaacataatgatttcttaggaattattacaaccagagactttttcttgctttgcaaaactgctactgcgtttgcattacagttgtcttgtgttacaaagacttctgatactattcaattttgttaaaaactattggctgttgtatttcaattctttgatttaaatattctgctacaaaataaaagaaacgttcactttaatgttagattctttgcagtaccataacacaataaaagttatttaaacagtgatgaagatgtaatCACCACCATGATATTGATGATTGATATTGATGATCCCTTACCTCCAACTGGAGCATTGGACATTCACCACTTCAGTTCCCCATCTTTGTGATGCCTTGAGCATTCCATAGCACTGCCTTTCGGGAGATGTTTCTAGCCAGTTTAACAGTATTCAAAAAAATAGGCGCCTACAGCAGATTCCATTCCACTACAGCAGACACAAGTACCCATTGGGTACctattttttagttttggggtagaccctttaaactgacaaagtttcattgaaatcggtgagatggcatgtagcgCGACTacccggtgctctcgtggacgCGCTCTTAAGTCACTATCcagctgttttaaaaagaaggatCAGGACTTACCTAACTTTTAGTGTTTTTGTGGGAGTTGTTGATCccaatttaagtgttcttagaagtttcagttgtctgtaaagctaaataaatctaactgaaacctaatagggcctgtttattcttttccgtttagtttttttgtattgttttgttttgccttttttttttcttctggtctgtgatgatttcaatggtttcaggttcttttctcagaattgagctacagtaacagtatgcttctttgtgttgttgcctacaggagccGCTGCTTGTAttgaattgaagagatttgaagaagcaatcacttggtgtgataagggactagctgtatcctttgaaggaatctttcatttCTAACCGTGGGTATAATGGAAAAAAGTTTCCAGCTCATATACTTTCAaggaagaaaatacaaagaagggtattaattatgatgggaacttGTCAGCTCATACACTTTAagtgtgtgtgattaaaaaCATAGGAGAAGTTATTACCTCATGACTTATtaatgaaattactccttttagccaatttgacttagttctactatccatgccaataactggtacattagtttaaataaccctttaatttcccagaccaaatttgaaattatccttacagtcaacaatacaattcttgtaatgttagtacagagaattcagtattgcatcaactaactatttttaaattgatatatttttttttactctcaacacttatctgattgatattgtattgttattgtaaggagaaattctcttttggtcactcacgggagttaaagggttagaagaCTAATATTCATCCAGTTTATACATAATACTTGGGTAGATGATCTCTCTAAAAcaagccagaacaaaaagctCTTTAATGTTTACATATCTTATGCAGATTTTCTGCCTTCGACCTTTTGCCTCTACTTAGAGACTCAGAAACTTTCGTTGTGCTTTCCtatggacaaataaaaattttaaagatatgcatttattttatgtatttttgttttttccacatttttaacccttaacataaaaaagattgacaaaaacaatggGATCTTGTCgtcattaagacttcagtctgtcagtgaagagggagataagtccatggaggaaaaagatcctattagtcatgaccacggtagtgcaagttcaggtgGTGTCAAGAACGTCATAGATCTCCATAATCAGGGAGaagaagccatagagtacctcaACCTATATCTTAAACAAGCTAaggaagtaggagacaagcatggggagggtaacgcttatggcagtcttggcaatgcttattttagtctgggtgatttcaaaaaagccatagagtaccacaacctacatcttaaaatagctaaagaggtaggagacaagcatggggagggtggtgcttatggcaatcttggcaatgcttattttagtctgggtgatttcaaaaaagccatagagtaccacaacctacatcttaaaatagctaaagaagtaggagacaagcatggggagggtgttgcttatggcaatcttggcaatgcttatcaccgtctgggtgatttcaaaaaagccataaagTACCACAACCTAATTCTTAAAATCGCTagagaagtaggagacaagcgtggggagggtgctgcttatggcaatcttggcaatgcttattttagtctgggtgatttcaaaaaagccatagagtaccacaacctacatcttaaaatagctaaagaagtaggagacaagcatggggagggtgctgcttatggcaatcttggcaatgcttatcacagtctgggtgatttcaaaaaagccatagagtaccacaacctacatcttaaaatagctaaagaagtaggagacaagcatggggagggtcgtgtttatggcaatcttggcaatccTTATCTTattctgggtgatttcaaaaaagccatagacaactacaacctacatcttaaaatagctaaagaagtaggaaacaagcatggggagggtaacgcttatggcaatcttggcaattcttatcaccgtctgggtgatttcaaaaaaggcatagagtaccacaacctacatcttaaaatagctaaagaagtaggagacaagcgtggggagggtaacgcttatggcaatcttggcaatgcttatcaccgtctgggtgatttcaaaaaagccatagagtaccacaacctaaatCTTAAAATCGCTAGAGAAGTAGAAGACAAGcgtggggagggtaacgcttatggcaatcttggcattgctCATggcagtctgggtgatttcaaaaaagccatagagtaccaccACCTACAttttaaaatagctaaagaagtaggagacaagcatggggagggtgctgcttatggcaatcttggcaatgcttatgacagtctgggtgatttcgaaaaagccatagagtaccacaacctacatcttataATAGCTCAAGAATTAGGAGACAAATCCTGGGAGGCAATTACCTACTCTTCATTAGGATTGCTTTTTGAGTTACAAGGTAGACTGCCAAAAGCCGTTGAATATTATCAAGCTAGCATAAacttattcaattccttgagagCACTTCTAATatctaaagatgagtggaaagttaattttcgaaatcagcatcaaaaggcgtatacgggtttgtggagagttctcgtagaacaaggtaatgtagatgaagccttatttgttgctgagaaaggacgagctcaagctctgaccgacctcatggaatccagtttttgtggtggaacaagtcaccacaagggagaagatgaagattgcgcagttttaaaaaacgttccatccaacactgtctttcaggcagtggacaAAGCTAacgtcaatctttgggttgtgtctgaaggaaaacaagttcactTAAGACAAtgtaaactcaaaggttttgtttcagagaatagtggatCTAGCCTGTtctttgagtcgttcatgctcggtgtctatacacaacttggtgttcgttctaatgtgagatgcgagaatcgatctttagatgctttgagggagggccgttcaaaagtggatgagaaaaccaaagaagccaaGCCTCAACCTCACATCCAACAAGACGGAtgcttgagcactttgtatgatatcgTTATGAAGCCGGTGGCTGACTTGATTGAAGGGGATGAGCTACTCATTATTcctgatggacccctgtggatcgctccttacgctgcattgaaggatagtaattctaaatacctgtgtgaatcgttcacaATCCGAGTCGCTCCATCGTTAGAaagtcttagactcattgctgattgcccagatgattatcacaaaagcagcggtgcgttacttgtaggagatccgtgggtaTCCGAGGTTACTAACAGCGAGGGAGAGAAACTCCTCAAGCAGCTTCCGTctgctaaagaagaagtagaaatgatcggaaaaattctgaatatcacaCCAATCATTGGCAGTCAGGCCACGAAACaagaggtgttgaaaagactcagttccgtttccctagttcactttgcggcacacggatgtatggaaactggcgaaattgctcttacacctgacccaCACCGAATGTCTACTGTGCCAACGgaggaggattacattttaacaattggAGATGTGTTGAATGCTCAACTTCGGGCCAAACTTGTTGTGCTTAGTTGCTGCCACAGCGGCCggggcgagatcaaggctgaaggtgtggttggcattgcacgcgcttttatgggggctggtgctcgATCTAttgtggtgtccctgtgggcgattgatgacgaggctactctTGAGTTCATGAAACACTTTTATCAACAACTTGCAGGAGGTAAACCAGCAAGCgagtcactgaacctggccatgaaaagcctcagagaatcagacACGTTCCGCGACATCAAatactgggcgccctttttgctgattggagatgacgtcactCTGGACTTCttggcaaaggaaagagaaaatttaatttgaatatgaaatcacataaatgaaaactttttatttcatctcaaaTGAATGACGCAGgaacttggaaggtttaaatgCTTCTCCATTTTGGCGctttttggctatttttcattacttttcccttttttgttaaatggaacttgagatgtgtGACTTTAccttggtgaagaaataaaacagactatttcagtatattttgttcagtgaaattgctatttttttacctttacaaaTTTAGATGCTTCCGAAGAGAACAAGATGCAACAAGGCTTCTGCTCTTAATGCCTGAAGTTGTTGAAAACGACTACGAGGTTTTCGTTTCGCCAAAATGACACTCAGATCTATTCCTTTATTGCAATCAGTtatgtgtaaaataatttaaaggtttcttttcttgtACACAACCAGGAGCTTGTCCACCAGGTTTTAATTACATTGAAActctaagcttttgataagcaaagaaacagtttgtcatttgcaaaaggtggtgaaattttaatttcaaaaatgtgATTTGCAAACTTCGCAGCCATATGTGAATTGATCTTAATGGTTTTTCTACGTCATAAATTACTTTGATGCAATTTGCAATTATCTTTACAAAGAATTGATTATaacttttataaaataacttttttccaatcCATTTTAATGAAATCTAATTCCatcagtgccaagattgccattctaagcttaatttgaagaagtaatcATCAGAGATGATGTTGTTGAATTTACTGACCATATGTTAGAGACATAAGACCTACTCTCAGGGGTGTGGCCAGCCTCTAGTCCCGTGGGCCCGGCCTACAATTGTTTTCCGCCCGCTTGACTTTTCTAATATGACTCTtacaaatgttgaaacaaaaattgaaatttctcagGAAAAAGGCCTACAACAAGTCAAAGAGCTGGCTACAACGGCCTGCTTTCAATCAAACgagtttgatcaattttagtCCATTTATCAAACACTCGTCAGTTTGTTTTAGAGAACGACAACAGAGATAAATTGTCCATGTAATCTAAACAAGGAAATCGGGAAACAGAGTTTACTTTAAGTAAAGTTTCCATTGCTGTGACATTTAATGTATGTGACAtggaatttgttgttttcattaggAAAATATTTACGCCAATAAATTAGGGAAACACTTGAAGTAAGCCATGTAGTCCTCaatgggaattattttggtgaaaatgttcatgaataaatgtaaatctAGGCCGTAGTTAAAAAGGTTCAGGGCTTCAGGATAAAACttgcctttttttgaaaatttcctgttcaaatttttttcatggctttaaatttaccttagtATAATTTGGAGATGTCTGATGATATCTTTCTTAGATTTAAGAATTTATACTTAGGTATTCAGAGCACGCTTTGTAATTAGAACCCGTTATGTGGTCAAAAGTTTAAGGTATACTGTATCAcagctgttttaaaagaaatttttgtcaaatcaatgttaatttttgacAGATTTTCATAACTACCATTGGTATATGCTGATATAAAATGTAATAGTTAACCTTGCACATGGTTGAATATGATGtaacgtaggattttaaaaactAGCTGGGTCAATTTCGACTAAACATACTTTTTATAATGTCAGTGTATATGGTGTGAATTGTTTTAATGCTATTTGTATTTAAAGCTGAAGCTATttgttcatttaccttagtttttattcattaactcattaactcccaagttctgaagaaaaattctcccaactgttaagaatgtgtttgtttgttgcttcaTTCTGAGAATTCGATGAAACGTAACTTTTCTAGTGAAAAATAATCCGCTAGTTTAGATTTTCTCTAATTCTTATTGACACCATAATTGTCGGTGCATTaattttgtgaggagaatttaagtTATGATCAATCTTGGGAAtaaatgggttcattttagTGTCTCCGTTTAGCGTGTACTTTTCTTAATGCCTTGAacaatttaatgcagtttgtattgtactttttcttacttttttgtgtaagagaaatagagagtgtataaaatacaaaaactgcgtATGTTTTCATTGTCTGTCTCCATATTCTAAGGATTCGCGTGAGATGCAGGGAGAACAGATCCTACGGGGACTTCAATGCTTGTTTTGACCCGCGCGCGCCAAGTTGATAATCTTTGCAGCTGACAGTGTACTGacattccatgtttcaagccCCCACCCACTTAACAAACGCTCGTCGACTCTTCGATTGTGTCTCTTTCACAGTCTACCGTTCTCCATATTGTCACACGATTTTGAATGCCGACGGACGTGTTCATACTGTTACCTGTGTGCgccctttttacctttttacatcttttcacatttgtgcatctcttttttctccttccttttgttccttccctttttttcatcgtacttttcctttattcccatttTTACGCGCACTTCTTTCATCGCCCTCAACTTTATTCTTCTACGCGCTTCATTAGACGCGACTATCTCCttgtctgtttcagttttcattcgtcTCAATCCTCGTGCAACGTCAGGTCTCTTACAACTCATATACCTCCTTACTTCCCCAGAGTAGTTGTTATTATGCTTATTTTGTTCACTTTAGGACGGTGTCCTCTTAGCATCATGTCTAGTAAAATCTTAGTTTTCCTTTCGACTCATTCCCAGTCCACAGGGGTCTCAATTTTAAGTCTCACTTGCCAGTGTTTGCTCTCCTCGGTCCTCTCATCACAGTAGCAGCTATAAAACGAAAGAGCTCCCTCCAAGTCTCTGCGACATAATCGATGCATTTTGTTGGAAACGAGTCCttcaatgtccaaattaaggcATCTTCTGTCATCAAATTGGGAATGGATCAAACTCTCGCCCAGGGTCCACCTACATCGCGAGTCCAAGATGGCAGCAGTCCAACTGTACAGACTTCTCCGAGTCGGTAGCCGTCATCTTGGATGTAGACGCAGAGAGGACCTTGAAAAAGTGTTTTGACAAGACAATAATCAAGAAAGGTTATGTTGTTGTAATGCTTCCTAAGAGGTAGTCGATGAAAACCTTTGCGTCAATCAAAGAAAACGCAGCATTTTCCAGCGCAGTCGTGACTCGTTTGACTTGAAGACACAGAGATGGCGAGGTGATTAAgactttaaatttcaaactcttaaaggcgtgaaatatttctgaaacaaaatcattcacgAACATCACTATTAATTCTGAATAATGTAAATTCGATTCACGTTTACTttagataataaattttactccCATTTTGCCAATCATACAAAGAAATCAATACACTAAGCAATGCCTTCAACAAGACACAGTTACACAGTTGTAAATCTCCATCCTCATCCTCAGTAGAACTATGCTATCACA
This is a stretch of genomic DNA from Pocillopora verrucosa isolate sample1 chromosome 12, ASM3666991v2, whole genome shotgun sequence. It encodes these proteins:
- the LOC131786895 gene encoding tetratricopeptide repeat protein 28-like, yielding MAKERSPIKVPSENEDLPDKENAPVFDEDTLRAIADVYRNEGNEAFKKGDFINAIHFYTKGIKMNCNEKELKAKLHNNRAIAHFKLGNHQDSLRDAEAAIELNPTFLKANVRGAAACIELKRFEEAITWCDKGLAIDKNNGILSSLRLQSVSEEGDKSMEEKDPISHDHGSASSGGVKNVIDLHNQGEEAIEYLNLYLKQAKEVGDKHGEGNAYGSLGNAYFSLGDFKKAIEYHNLHLKIAKEVGDKHGEGGAYGNLGNAYFSLGDFKKAIEYHNLHLKIAKEVGDKHGEGVAYGNLGNAYHRLGDFKKAIKYHNLILKIAREVGDKRGEGAAYGNLGNAYFSLGDFKKAIEYHNLHLKIAKEVGDKHGEGAAYGNLGNAYHSLGDFKKAIEYHNLHLKIAKEVGDKHGEGRVYGNLGNPYLILGDFKKAIDNYNLHLKIAKEVGNKHGEGNAYGNLGNSYHRLGDFKKGIEYHNLHLKIAKEVGDKRGEGNAYGNLGNAYHRLGDFKKAIEYHNLNLKIAREVEDKRGEGNAYGNLGIAHGSLGDFKKAIEYHHLHFKIAKEVGDKHGEGAAYGNLGNAYDSLGDFEKAIEYHNLHLIIAQELGDKSWEAITYSSLGLLFELQGRLPKAVEYYQASINLFNSLRALLISKDEWKVNFRNQHQKAYTGLWRVLVEQGNVDEALFVAEKGRAQALTDLMESSFCGGTSHHKGEDEDCAVLKNVPSNTVFQAVDKANVNLWVVSEGKQVHLRQCKLKGFVSENSGSSLFFESFMLGVYTQLGVRSNVRCENRSLDALREGRSKVDEKTKEAKPQPHIQQDGCLSTLYDIVMKPVADLIEGDELLIIPDGPLWIAPYAALKDSNSKYLCESFTIRVAPSLESLRLIADCPDDYHKSSGALLVGDPWVSEVTNSEGEKLLKQLPSAKEEVEMIGKILNITPIIGSQATKQEVLKRLSSVSLVHFAAHGCMETGEIALTPDPHRMSTVPTEEDYILTIGDVLNAQLRAKLVVLSCCHSGRGEIKAEGVVGIARAFMGAGARSIVVSLWAIDDEATLEFMKHFYQQLAGGKPASESLNLAMKSLRESDTFRDIKYWAPFLLIGDDVTLDFLAKERENLI